In Cyprinus carpio isolate SPL01 chromosome B16, ASM1834038v1, whole genome shotgun sequence, the following are encoded in one genomic region:
- the trim108 gene encoding tripartite motif containing 108 → MHSALSLQIKCSVCLSDFTDPVTLSCEHSFCRKCITGHMQASLGPSACPECQSPYDEEDLKSSRLLRNMTSTVREHLVELKLDESTPKEGNATLKLSEMEGMLMCSEHDEKFKLFCETDQKLVCVICRDGDKHKGHVFKPVKEAAQISKGELKTALGFLAKENGQLDYMIQQQTTEITKTEDKSKTLSARISAQFKEMHQFLRQKEDEVKKQLEEEEKKVIEFMQNNQSVINRRFMENKEKEIILQSALEIEQPDHFLQWWNEKGFPMTKNMKQKADMTPSNIKYTSRVKDLTVLPDSLFLGPHETHLQFFVWKEMLGSIKPVPESLTLKNPGQSYLKVSPGGARIRQADRVTGLYKDFNPGTVSEENFQAGQHYWEIEVREKPDWTVGVKMGAEKQLSAAKSAESEILLHLKHSKGYVLSCDGKDTTLNTRDKPQKIGLYLDCERKQVSFYNADNMSRLVQINYSSKQPCCLTLVPGLYLDGINSDPLTVCSYEFNTGKR, encoded by the exons ATGCATTCAGCTTTGTCTTTACAGATAAAGTGCTCAGTGTGCTTGAGCGATTTTACCGATCCAGTTACACTTTCTTGTGAACATTCGTTCTGCAGAAAGTGTATCACGGGCCACATGCAGGCCAGTCTGGGACCAAGCGCCTGCCCAGAATGCCAAAGTCCCTATGATGAAGAAGACCTGAAATCCAGCCGTTTATTGAGGAACATGACCTCCACTGTGAGAGAGCACCTTGTCGAGCTTAAATTGGATGAATCTACACCTAAAGAAGGAAATGCAACCTTAAAGCTTTCAGAAATGGAAGGGATGTTGATGTGTTCGGAACACGATGAGAAATTTAAACTGTTCTGTGAGACTGATCAGAAGCTGGTGTGTGTCATCTGCAGGGATGGAGACAAACATAAAGGACACGTCTTTAAACCAGTGAAAGAAGCTGCACAGATCAGCAAG GGGGAGCTGAAGACTGCGCTGGGTTTTCTTGCCAAAGAAAATGGACAGCTGGATTACATGATCCAACAACAGACGACTGAGATCACCAAAACTGAG GATAAATCCAAAACTTTATCAGCCCGAATCTCTGCTCAGTTTAAAGAAATGCACCAGTTCTTAAGACAAAAAGAGGATGAGGTGAAGAAACAgttggaggaggaggagaagaaagttATAGAATTCATGCAGAATAATCAGTCTGTGATAAACAGACGGTTCATGGAGAACAAAGAGAAGGAGATTATTCTGCAGTCAGCCCTGGAGATTGAGCAACCTGATCACTTTCTACAG TGGTGGAATGAAAAAGGATTTCCAATGACAAAGAACATGAAGCAGAAAGCCGACATGACACCATCAAATATCAA GTACACATCAAGAGTGAAAGATCTTACTGTGCTTCCCGACTCTCTCTTTCTTGGCCCTCATGAAACTCACCTGCAGTTCTTTGTGTGGAAGGAGATGCTGGGATCCATCAAACCAG TTCCTGAGAGTCTGACCCTGAAAAATCCTGGACAGTCATACTTAAAAGTGTCTCCAGGGGGCGCCAGAATCCGACAAGCTGACAGAGTGACCGGTCTGTATAAAGACTTCAACCCTGGTACAGTTTCAGAGGAAAACTTCCAAGCTGGCCAGCACTACTGGGAAATAGAGGTCAGAGAAAAACCAGACTGGACTGTGGGAGTTAAGATGGGAGCAGAAAAACAGCTGAGTGCAGCAAAGTCAGCTGAGAGTGAGATCCTGCTCCACCTTAAACACAGTAAAGGATATGTTCTGTCCTGTGATGGAAAGGACACTACATTGAATACTCGAGACAAACCACAGAAAATAGGGTTGTATCTGGACTGTGAGAGAAAGCAGGTTTCGTTCTATAATGCTGACAACATGTCTCGCTTAGTCCAGATAAACTACAGCTCAAAGCAGCCTTGCTGTCTTACTCTGGTTCCAGGACTGTATCTGGATGGAATAAACAGCGATCCTCTCACTGTCTGCTCGTATGAGTTTAACACGGGCAAACGCTGA
- the LOC109053808 gene encoding uncharacterized protein LOC109053808 isoform X2, with protein sequence MAEKCQMCLLGLIILCSLLTGTTGVDDTHKFCSSGENVRLPCNNALSDCTSTTWIYSRRSETVELIAGGEKKNDIERHERLSLGPDCSLNIKKITKEDYGFYICNQYVNEQLQGTDARFYLHFLHVFPSSTQSKIRPGSSVTLFCHLYIDGVSCDTLVRADGVQLIWVNQAGANLQADSRYQISPPGQCISTLTTTLLDEDHNREWRCQVTQRNEVKTSAAYIVRYSDSADSTSEPVVFMTAGPLFRVFAAPTVILLQIICSRRAGRKNSHHPKEIEMSTVLQ encoded by the exons atggCTGAAAAGTGTCAAATGTGTCTACTGGGACTGATCATTCTCTGTTCACTTCTCACAG gTACCACTGGAGTGGATGACACTCACAAGTTCTGcagttctggtgaaaatgtccGTCTGCCCTGTAATAATGCTCTTTCTGACTGTACATCAACTACATGGATCTATAGCAGACGTTCAGAGACAGTTGAACTGATTGCTGGAGGGGAAAAGAAGAATGATATAGAGAGacatgagagactgagtctgggccctgactgctctctgaacatcaagaaaatcacaaaagaagattatGGATTTTACATCTGCAATCAATATGTGAATGAACAACTACAAGGAACTGATGCACGTTTTTATCTGCATTTTCTTCATG tctTTCCATCATCCACACAGTCAAAGATCAGACCAGGCAGCTCTGTGACTCTCTTCTGTCATTTGTATATTGATGGAGTCTCTTGTGATACTTTAGTCCGTGCTGATGGAGTTCAGCTGATCTGGGTGAATCAGGCTGGTGCGAATCTGCAGGcagactccagatatcagatatcaCCACCAGGACAGTGTATCAGCACTCTGACTACAACACTCCTGGATGAAGATCacaacagagagtggagatgtCAGGTTACTCAGAGAAACGAAGTGAAGACCTCAGCTGCATATATTGTCAGGTATTcag ATTCAGCTGACAGCACATCAGAGCCTGTAGTCTTTATGACTGCTGGACCATTATTCAGAG TGTTTGCTGCTCCTACTGTGATTCTCCTTCAGATCATCTGTTCAAGAAGAGCTG gaAGGAAGAACTCTCACCACCCAAAGGAAATAGAGATGTCTACAGTATTACAATGA
- the LOC109053808 gene encoding uncharacterized protein LOC109053808 isoform X1 — MAEKCQMCLLGLIILCSLLTGTTGVDDTHKFCSSGENVRLPCNNALSDCTSTTWIYSRRSETVELIAGGEKKNDIERHERLSLGPDCSLNIKKITKEDYGFYICNQYVNEQLQGTDARFYLHFLHVFPSSTQSKIRPGSSVTLFCHLYIDGVSCDTLVRADGVQLIWVNQAGANLQADSRYQISPPGQCISTLTTTLLDEDHNREWRCQVTQRNEVKTSAAYIVRYSDSADSTSEPVVFMTAGPLFRVIVIIFEIAVFAAPTVILLQIICSRRAGRKNSHHPKEIEMSTVLQ; from the exons atggCTGAAAAGTGTCAAATGTGTCTACTGGGACTGATCATTCTCTGTTCACTTCTCACAG gTACCACTGGAGTGGATGACACTCACAAGTTCTGcagttctggtgaaaatgtccGTCTGCCCTGTAATAATGCTCTTTCTGACTGTACATCAACTACATGGATCTATAGCAGACGTTCAGAGACAGTTGAACTGATTGCTGGAGGGGAAAAGAAGAATGATATAGAGAGacatgagagactgagtctgggccctgactgctctctgaacatcaagaaaatcacaaaagaagattatGGATTTTACATCTGCAATCAATATGTGAATGAACAACTACAAGGAACTGATGCACGTTTTTATCTGCATTTTCTTCATG tctTTCCATCATCCACACAGTCAAAGATCAGACCAGGCAGCTCTGTGACTCTCTTCTGTCATTTGTATATTGATGGAGTCTCTTGTGATACTTTAGTCCGTGCTGATGGAGTTCAGCTGATCTGGGTGAATCAGGCTGGTGCGAATCTGCAGGcagactccagatatcagatatcaCCACCAGGACAGTGTATCAGCACTCTGACTACAACACTCCTGGATGAAGATCacaacagagagtggagatgtCAGGTTACTCAGAGAAACGAAGTGAAGACCTCAGCTGCATATATTGTCAGGTATTcag ATTCAGCTGACAGCACATCAGAGCCTGTAGTCTTTATGACTGCTGGACCATTATTCAGAG tgattgtgattatttttgAGATTGCAGTGTTTGCTGCTCCTACTGTGATTCTCCTTCAGATCATCTGTTCAAGAAGAGCTG gaAGGAAGAACTCTCACCACCCAAAGGAAATAGAGATGTCTACAGTATTACAATGA
- the LOC109053808 gene encoding uncharacterized protein LOC109053808 isoform X3, which produces MLEENSGTTGVDDTHKFCSSGENVRLPCNNALSDCTSTTWIYSRRSETVELIAGGEKKNDIERHERLSLGPDCSLNIKKITKEDYGFYICNQYVNEQLQGTDARFYLHFLHVFPSSTQSKIRPGSSVTLFCHLYIDGVSCDTLVRADGVQLIWVNQAGANLQADSRYQISPPGQCISTLTTTLLDEDHNREWRCQVTQRNEVKTSAAYIVRYSDSADSTSEPVVFMTAGPLFRVIVIIFEIAVFAAPTVILLQIICSRRAGRKNSHHPKEIEMSTVLQ; this is translated from the exons ATGTTGGAGGAGAATTCAG gTACCACTGGAGTGGATGACACTCACAAGTTCTGcagttctggtgaaaatgtccGTCTGCCCTGTAATAATGCTCTTTCTGACTGTACATCAACTACATGGATCTATAGCAGACGTTCAGAGACAGTTGAACTGATTGCTGGAGGGGAAAAGAAGAATGATATAGAGAGacatgagagactgagtctgggccctgactgctctctgaacatcaagaaaatcacaaaagaagattatGGATTTTACATCTGCAATCAATATGTGAATGAACAACTACAAGGAACTGATGCACGTTTTTATCTGCATTTTCTTCATG tctTTCCATCATCCACACAGTCAAAGATCAGACCAGGCAGCTCTGTGACTCTCTTCTGTCATTTGTATATTGATGGAGTCTCTTGTGATACTTTAGTCCGTGCTGATGGAGTTCAGCTGATCTGGGTGAATCAGGCTGGTGCGAATCTGCAGGcagactccagatatcagatatcaCCACCAGGACAGTGTATCAGCACTCTGACTACAACACTCCTGGATGAAGATCacaacagagagtggagatgtCAGGTTACTCAGAGAAACGAAGTGAAGACCTCAGCTGCATATATTGTCAGGTATTcag ATTCAGCTGACAGCACATCAGAGCCTGTAGTCTTTATGACTGCTGGACCATTATTCAGAG tgattgtgattatttttgAGATTGCAGTGTTTGCTGCTCCTACTGTGATTCTCCTTCAGATCATCTGTTCAAGAAGAGCTG gaAGGAAGAACTCTCACCACCCAAAGGAAATAGAGATGTCTACAGTATTACAATGA